From the Fulvia fulva chromosome 2, complete sequence genome, one window contains:
- a CDS encoding Beta-galactosidase: MYFSTSLIAATPLTRAFAAASILPARDDASPAFTYNATTILLHGKPYQIIGGQMDPQRIPPQYWRDRLRKAKAMGLNTIFPYVFWDHLEPSPGEWTFDQPENDIATYVKTAKRKG; encoded by the coding sequence ATGTACTTCTCCACATCTTTGATAGCAGCAACGCCGTTGACAAGGGCATTCGCCGCTGCATCGATTCTTCCAGCTCGAGATGATGCCTCACCAGCCTTCACATACAACGCTACCACCATCCTCCTCCATGGCAAGCCATACCAGATCATCGGCGGACAGATGGACCCCCAGCGTATACCTCCACAATACTGGCGTGATCGACTGAGGAAGGCCAAAGCCATGGGTTTGAACACCATCTTTCCGTATGTTTTCTGGGACCACCTCGAACCATCGCCTGGAGAGTGGACTTTCGACCAGCCAGAAAATGATATCGCGACTTACGTCAAGACTGCCAAGAGGAAGGGTTGA
- a CDS encoding Dihydroanticapsin 7-dehydrogenase has product MPGRLQDRVALITGSSSGIGRATAFAYAREGAKIVCSDITEDTWRENAPSDEANEPTHERLQKDGFPAAYVHCDVTDPKSVEAAVAAAVKEYGRLDIMVNNAGFALETRVPNPIWDADLEVYKKTMAANVDGVFYGVKYAAKQMMQQEPLANGDRGWILNAASVYGLVGTPAAPAYCTSKGAVSNLTKAAALDCAQHRIHVNSVNPGYIRTHMTDLLFADKDITSQLEEMHPWGRVGNPEDIAKAYVFLASDDAQWMTGVNLPIDGGYLAR; this is encoded by the exons ATGCCAGGTCGCTTGCAAGATCGTGTAGCACTCATCACAGGCTCGTCTTCTGGAATAGGAAGAGCTACAGCCTTTGCATATGCACGTGAAGGCGCTAAAATTGTCTGCTCAGACATAACGGAGGATACTTGGAGAGAAAACGCCCCCTCGGACGAAGCAAACGAACCCACGCACGAGCGTTTACAAAAAGATGGATTTCCAGCTGCATACGTACACTGCGATGTGACAGATCCGAAGTCAGTGGAAGCGGCTGTGGCAGCTGCAGTGAAAGAATATGGGCGCTTGGATATTATG GTTAACAACGCAGGATTTGCTTTGGAGACCAGAGTGCCCAATCCAATATGGGATGCCGACCTGGAGGTATACAAGAAGACTATGGCCGCGAACGTCGATGGCGTGTTCTATGGCGTCAAGTATGCGGCGAAGCAGATGATGCAGCAGGAACCATTAGCGAACGGCGACCGAGGATGGATCTTGAATGCTGCTTCAGTCTATGGCCTGGTGGGCACACCTGCTGCACCAGCATACT GCACATCAAAGGGAGCAGTATCGAACTTGACCAAGGCAGCGGCTTTGGATTGTGCGCAGCATAGGATACATGTCAATTCGGTCAACCCTGGATATATCCGAACGCATATGACGGATCTGCTCTTCGCAGACAAAGACATCACGAGCCAGTTGGAGGAAATGCATCCTTGGGGCCGCGTAGGCAATCCTGAAGATATTGCCAAGGCATATGTTTTTCTGGCCAGCGATGATGCACAATGGATGACCGGAGTCAATCTGCCTATAGATGGTGGTTATCTTGCGCGATAA
- a CDS encoding Tyrosinase P, which produces MRFATLAGLVTTATLATAQAPSINDYSAADIASGAAFQDISDIADASIRSNIGSRVNAQCTYENADVRREWRTLSQATRKSFTDAVVCLQNMEPQIMTAAQAADYPGVKSRWDEYVATHINYTMNIHDTADFFAWHRAFVHYLEEDLQTLCGYTGIMPYWNWAEDSAAPQDSPLFTGDAYSMGSNGEFVAGRTDTWVAQQDVTFPPGLGGGCIESGPFSDMVVNLGPLDLPNADNVASSFQYNPRCLERDINPWFSNNYNTWKNVTEVILENIYLEDFQWRLQGYNSDTDKFGVHGGGHWQIGGSMMDFHSSPADPLFYLHHGMVDRVWTIWQNLDIYRRQDIIQGTANLGCSVPDCPAMQLSDELPFGFVRSANPVFRTMMDTFAGPLCYRYE; this is translated from the exons ATGCGTTTCGCGACTCTGGCCGGCCTGGTCACAACCGCCACACTCGCCACTGCTCAGGCACCAAGCATCAACGACTACAGCGCCGCCGATATTGCCAGCGGTGCAGCTTTCCAAGACATCTCCGACATTGCCGATGCATCTATTAGATCCAACATTGGCTCGCGGGTCAACGCACAGTGCACGTACGAGAACGCCGATGTCCGTAGGGAGTGGCGAACACTATCACAAGCAACACGCAAGAGCTTCACGGATGCTGTTGTATGCCTTCAGAACATGGAGCCACAGATCATGACCGCCGCTCAAGCTGCCGACTACCCTGGCGTCAAGTCTCGCTGGGATGAATATGTCGCCACTCACATCAACTACACTATGAATATCCACGACACAGCCGATTTCTTCGCATGGCACAGGGCTTTTGTCCATTATCTCGAGGAAGATCTCCAGACCCTCTGTGGATACACTGGCATCATGCCATACTGG AATTGGGCCGAGGACTCCGCTGCGCCGCAAGACAGCCCTCTATTCACGGGCGATGCTTACAGCATGGGTAGCAATGGCGAATTTGTTGCAGGCCGCACCGACACCTGGGTTGCACAACAGGACGTGACATTTCCTCCAG GTCTCGGCGGAGGCTGTATTGAGAGCGGTCCCTTCAGCGACATGGTTGTGAACCTCGGACCACTGGATCTGCCAAACGCAGATAATGTCGCCTCATCCTTCCAATACAACCCCCGTTGTCTCGAGCGTGACATCAACCCGTGGTTCTCCAACAACTACAATACTTGGAAGAACGTCACTGAAGTTATCCTCGAGAACATATACCTCGAGGATTTCCAATGGCGCCTGCAAGGCTACAACAGTGACACTGACAAGTTTGGTGTTCATGGTGGTGGCCACTGGCAGATTGGTGGTTCCATGATGGACTTCCACTCTTCGCCTGCGGATCCACTGTTCTACCTCCACCACGGAATGGTCGACAG AGTATGGACCATTTGGCAGAACCTGGACATCTACCGTCGCCAGGATATCATCCAAGGTACCGCCAATCTTGGCTGCAGCGTGCCAGATTGCCCGGCAATGCAACTCTCTGATGAGCTTCCTTTCGGCTTCGTGCGCTCCGCCAACCCAGTGTTCAGAACAATGATGGACACCTTCGCTGGCCCTCTATGTTACCGATACGAGTAA